The following proteins come from a genomic window of Neoarius graeffei isolate fNeoGra1 chromosome 26, fNeoGra1.pri, whole genome shotgun sequence:
- the dyrk3 gene encoding dual specificity tyrosine-phosphorylation-regulated kinase 3 yields MMILSRKPDGPVTAARHGDGLYDSYMRTDQIMNEETELKGQSPGTLPPLHKHTAVNKPTMKDHLGVRGDQMRIKSLYEDSYSRKHNGTSQTPAKPRSVLSRERSVDRNSSAKSSESSVKTTKPGGPLSSDQALKQYRQQLSALEQQEILNYSEIYFVGPNAKKRQAVAGGLNNSGYDDDQGGYIHVPHDHVAYRYEFLKVIGKGSFGQVAKVYDHKLHQHLALKMVRNEKRFHRQATEEIRILEHLKKHDKTGSMNVVHIQEHFTFRNHICMTFELLSMNLYELIKRNKFQGFSLPLVRKFAHSILQCLESLHRHKIIHCDLKPENILLKQQGRSGIKVIDFGSSCFEHQRVYTYIQSRFYRAPEVILGSRYGMPIDMWSFGCILAELLTGYPLFPGEDEGDQLACIMELLGMPPQKLLEQAKRAKNFINSKGHPRYCTVTTLSSGITVLNGSRSRRGKMRGPPGSKEWVMALKSCDDPTFIDFLKKCLDWEPSTRMTPVLALRHPWIHKRLPKPVPGGEKTLVPKRITEHSTSFPSIVPKVPPVMGAANKLRTNMIGDSGGNIPLRTVLPKLVS; encoded by the coding sequence GCTGTGAACAAGCCAACAATGAAAGATCACCTTGGCGTCCGAGGAGATCAGATGAGGATAAAGTCCCTATATGAGGATTCCTACAGCCGCAAGCACAATGGTACCAGCCAAACGCCTGCCAAGCCCCGGTCTGTTCTGTCCAGAGAGCGGAGCGTGGACCGCAACAGTTCAGCCAAGTCCTCTGAAAGCTCAGTGAAGACAACCAAGCCAGGGGGTCCACTAAGCTCAGACCAGGCACTGAAGCAGTACAGGCAACAGTTGAGTGCACTAGAACAGCAGGAGATCCTCAATTATTCTGAGATCTACTTTGTGGGACCAAATGCCAAGAAGAGACAAGCAGTTGCAGGTGGCCTTAACAACTCTGGATATGATGATGACCAGGGAGGATATATCCATGTGCCACATGATCATGTTGCCTATCGTTATGAGTTCCTAAAGGTAATCGGTAAAGGAAGTTTCGGTCAAGTGGCAAAGGTCTACGACCATAAGCTGCACCAGCATCTCGCTCTAAAGATGGTGCGCAATGAGAAACGCTTCCACCGGCAAGCAACAGAGGAGATCCGAATCTTGGAGCACCTGAAAAAGCACGACAAGACAGGCAGCATGAACGTAGTCCATATTCAAGAGCACTTTACCTTCCGCAATCATATCTGCATGACCTTCGAGCTGCTTAGCATGAATCTCTATGAACTCATCAAGCGCAATAAATTCCAGGGCTTCAGCCTACCTTTGGTACGCAAGTTCGCCCACTCCATCCTGCAGTGTCTGGAGTCTCTGCACCGCCATAAGATCATCCACTGTGATCTAAAACCAGAGAACATTCTTCTCAAGCAGCAGGGTCGGAGCGGTATCAAGGTCATCGACTTTGGCTCCAGCTGCTTTGAACACCAGCGTGTCTATACCTATATTCAGTCCAGATTTTACAGAGCACCTGAGGTCATCCTTGGCTCACGCTACGGCATGCCCATCGACATGTGGAGCTTTGGCTGCATTCTTGCTGAGCTCCTGACAGGGTACCCTCTCTTTCCTGGTGAGGATGAGGGTGACCAGTTGGCCTGTATAATGGAGCTATTGGGAATGCCCCCTCAGAAGCTCTTGGAGCAGGCCAAGCGTGCCAAGAACTTCATTAACTCCAAAGGCCACCCACGTTACTGTACAGTCACCACACTCAGCAGTGGCATCACCGTGCTTAACGGGAGTCGCTCTCGGCGAGGCAAGATGCGGGGTCCTCCAGGCAGCAAGGAGTGGGTGATGGCACTCAAGAGCTGCGATGACCCCACCTTCATTGACTTTCTGAAGAAATGTCTGGACTGGGAACCCAGTACTCGCATGACGCCGGTTTTGGCTTTACGACACCCCTGGATCCACAAGAGGCTACCCAAGCCTGTGCCTGGCGGAGAGAAAACTTTGGTACCCAAGCGGATTACTGAGCATAGCACTTCCTTCCCCAGCATCGTCCCGAAAGTTCCCCCTGTCATGGGTGCAGCCAACAAACTGAGGACCAACATGATTGGAGACTCTGGTGGGAATATACCATTGCGTACAGTGCTACCAAAGCTCGTTTCATAG